Genomic window (Streptomyces sp. NBC_01431):
CCGGCGTGCCGAACCACGTGGGTGTTGGCGGAGCCGGCAGTCAGGTCTTCGGTCCCGTCGTCACCGTAGGTCGTCCTACCGTCCGTGAACTTGGTGGTGCGGACCCAGCGGTTGCGGTACGAGGTCGCTCGGCCGCCTTCCAGACGGACACCGTGCACCATGCCGTCACCGAAGAACCAGTGGGCGGAATCGACGTCCTGGGGATTGGGACCGTTCCGCACGTACCAGCCGGTGAGCTCCGGGGGGATCGCCCCGGTGACCTCCAGGTCCTGGACGCTCATCTCATCCATCACCGGCGCGTAGTTCTTGGCGAGGTGCGGGACGGGTGGGTTGTTCATCATGTCAAACTCCTTGATTCATGGGCGCGTTCATTCGTGCCTGAACACGCTTCGGGTATTGCACTGTGATGATGGCCGGAATGATGAGCCCCGCGGCCTGGAAGAAGACCCTGAATCCGACGTTCAGATGAGCGACGACGACCAGGCCCAGGGTGAATGTGCTGATCGAGAAGGCGATGGCCCAGACCCTGGTCAGGATCAGGTTGACCCGGTTGAAGCCGGGGTCATTCCACATCTCGCGCGGCACGTCCCGCTTCGCGATGCCGGTGGTGAACGGGTGACCGACGATGATCGACCCCCACGCCGTGGCGGCCAGCCAGGCCATGGACACCGGGCCGTCCATGTGTGAGGCCGGACTGCTCGTGTCAGCGAAGGCCAGCATGGTCCAGAGCGCGAAGAACATCGTGTTGCTGTATTCCAGAACGAGAGCTTCGGCCTTGAACCCCCCCTTCACTCCCATGAGCAGGATCCAAGCACTGACGACGAGGGCACCCAGAGATGCCCACTGCCATCCAAAAGCGGACATCCCACCAAAAGCCACCCAGGGAAGAAATCCCTTAGCGAATTGCATTTCATTCCTTATTTGTTCAAGAGAGCCGATGACGTTTCTGCTCCGGCGAACGGAGATCTGCTGCCGAGGTGGGCGATCCTGACCCACCGCCGTTCCGCATCTCCTGAACGAAGTCGGCCAGCTGTTCATCGTGGGCTTCGAATGTCACATCACCTTTGTTGCACGGTGCGGCACGGCCGATCCCGCCACCGAAGCGCGTAACCGCTGGGTTCATCCGGACTGCGGTCCCGGGATGAGGAGACCACTCGCCGCCACGGCCGCCCGGGGTTCCCGGCGACCGTCACCGTTTCCGGCCGAACATGAAAGTTCAATGCCACCCGTGGCGGAAATCAGAATACGATCCCGAAAGCAGCGAGTGCCGAAAGAACAGCGGACTCCCCGAGTGGCGATACCGTTTGCCGAAACTGATCTGACGCCGGAACAACAATAGACCGATCGACGGAAGAGTCGCGCCACCCTTGGGCCTTTCGGCCTCTCTTATATGCCCTTTGGTGCATCCATGCACATGTTCTCCAATTCTTCTCCGCGCTATGGGCCGGAGAAAGGGATACGACCCCCGCCCGCCCTTCTCGCGCATGGGTGTCCGCAGCGGTCCAAGCGGTCGTATGAGGCGTCGAGAGCACCGCCTCGGGGGTGGGCCGGAGCGCGGAGATTCGGCGCGGTGATCGTGACGTGAGGCGGCCTGAAGGCGATGGGGCGTTCCAGGTGGTGGCGCGCGTAGCGGGTGGTCGCGATCCGATCCCCGGAACCCGCCCTGGAGAAGAAACGGTTGATGTGGGTCTTCACGGTGTTCGCGCTCAACTACCGCTCGCCGACGAGGAATCGAAGGCTGCGAGTCCAGCCGCAGCGCTGTGCGGCACGCGCGCGATACGCAACTGGTCGGCGTCCTGAGGGCTGTCCCGTAATCCTTGGTGGATCAGCGCCCACCAGGGATTACGGAGCAGCCGGCCCTGAGGCCAGACAGGCGCGCGCACCGGCAGGCAGCGTCCGAAGAACCGAAGCGTCATCGGCATACGTAGTACGCACCACCACCAGCGCATCCGGATGCTCCGCAACCCGCCGCCTCGTGGCCTCGACCCCGTCCGTCACCGGCATGTCAGATCCAGCAAGATCGCATCCGGCCCATGCTCGGCGACCATGGCGTTTTCCTCGGGTCAGGGGTGCCGTGAATGTCCGTCAACGAGACCTCACGCGCCGCGTGGTGAGGGTGCCGGCCTCACCATCGCCGTCCTCATCGCCAGTCGTTGTACCTGCGTGCCCGGCGCTGCTGCCTGCGGCTGCGAAGAGAGTCCAGTCCGTCGCCCTGTGGGTAACGGGTGTACGGCGGCGGCTGGTCGGCGCCGTACACCCGCCCGGGAGGCTGATTGTCCAGCGGCGGAGGGGTGAATCGCTGCGCCATCTGATCCGGGAACGTCCGACCGTCCCGCTCCGGGGCGAACTCCATGCCGGAGGACAGCAGGCGTGGGACGAGAACGGCGGCCTGGCCGAGCCGGTTGATACCAAGTGCCAGGAAGATGGTCGCCGAGGACGCCGCCACCTTCGCGTCGAGTGTGTGCGCGATGGCTGTTAGGCCCAGGCGCGTGACCACCAGCAGCGCCCACAACCACAGCCCGGCGGCAGGCATGCGGGCCCACGTCACACCGCCCCGCGGTTCCAGCCGGGTCATCGCACCCTGCCCTGCTCCGATGCCCGCGGCAAGCAATCCGCCGGCGACGAGGCACGTGACGTCGGTGGAGGTCGGATGCTCATGCCTCAGCAGAGCGAGGCCGATCACCGTCAGGACGACCGGCAGCACCATCAGTCGCCGGCCCGTGAGCGCTTCTCCCCGCAACTGACGTGCGATGACGGCTACGACGATGACTATCGCCACCAGGATCACGATGTAGCTCATACTTCTTCCTGTCCGTGGGTTGGAATTGGTGTCACCGAGGGCGGACCGGACCCCGAGGAGCGGGCTGACCAGTGGCGGGCGTCCACGGCCAACCGGAAGGGCGATTCGGCCGGTGTGCTCGGATGCGACGCCGCGCCGGCACCGGCAGCCTCACTTCGGGCGGTGACTCCTGGTGCCGGGCGTGGTGCCATCGGGGCCCGCGTAGGCCGCCCGCTCACACCCGATGTCGCCCGTTCCACTGCCTGGAGGTCGTCGCCACCCTCGCGGGACTGCTGCTCGGCTTGCCGACGGCGGGACAGACGACGGTGTACGACAGGCCGCACACCGGCCGGCCCGTCAGCCGGGCCGAGTGGGCCTACGCGTTCCTGTGGATCGTCGCGGTGGGGGCCCGTGCTGCGTTCTCCTACGGCTCCGTCCACTGGTTCCACGATGAGCTGGAACGGTGCATGGTCGACAACTGCGTGGCCGCAGCCGGCATCGCCGACTCTCTGCTGCTGATGGCTGTGGCCATGACACTCACCCGCACCGTCAGTCTCCCGGGCCGCGTCTCCGCTGTCCGCCACCGCGCTTTCGGACACCCTGTGGCGTGCCGGGGTACCAGCCTGTCTCCCGAGCAACGACGGTCGGCCGCAGCGGCGTTCCACATGTCTGGCCGACGGAACGTCATCCTCGGCGAAGACCGCCTTCGAACTGATTCGAGCCAGCCCGACGCCCGCATCAGAGAGCGCCAGATCGCATCGCGTAAGCGATGGCGTGGGCACGGTTGCGCAACCCCAGGCGGTCCATCATTCCCGCCAGGACGTTCTTGATGGTGCGGTCCGAGTAATTCAAGGCGTCCGCCACCTCCGCGGTGTCGAGGCCCTCGGCGAGCAGTTTCAGGACCACCACCTCGCGTTCCTTCAGCCGAGCCATGCAGAGGCCTTGCGACTCCTGAGGCCCGTCCCGGAGGGTTCTGATCTGATCCATCAACGACCGTACGAGCACGTCGGGCGGCTCGGCCCGTCTCTTCCGGCTGTCCAGCACGGCCTGAAGCACGCTCTCCATGCCGGCCTGCGAGCGCGGCACGAAGCCCACCAGTCCGTACCGCACAGCCCGCAGCATCCTGGCCTCGCTGATGCCGTCAGCACTGAGCACGATCCACGTCCGCGACCTCGATGGCGCGGCCGACAACCGCCGCATCGACATGAGTGTTTCGTCTGTGACCTGAGTGGCGAACATCGCGACCACTTCGGCCTCTGAGGGACGACCGGACGCGACAAGTCTCACCTGGCCGCACGCTTGGAAGTACGCCTGGGCCCCTTCACAAGTGATCGGGTCGCTGGCAAGCACCGCCAAGGGCATTCCAGCCATGGTGTCCCCCCTACGTGGCGCTGCGCATTCCCTCAAGCCTCCGCCACGCACTACACCCTGGATCACGTTCAAACTCCTTGGCCGCTTCATCCATGCCGACGGATTCGACTGCCACGGGACCGGGCAGCACCTGCATCACATCCATAGCCGGAAGCCTACATGTAAGTTTCGACAGGTGAAGTATGGCACTTCTCGAGACATCTTCGGGACCCGTGGCGCGGCACCACGACCGGCGGTCCCCGACGGGCGGAACGGGCGGCGGACTGCCCCGACGCAACCTTGAGCACCTCTCGACCAGAGTCCACGCACTCGCGGCCCCCGCCTCCCGGCATGGCAGGCATCGATCACCCCCGAACCGGCTCCCGGTGCCGTTCCACAGCCGCGAAGACGCCGACCGCCGAACTCCTGACACCCCGATTGGGAGAATCTCCGCAACTTCATCACGAAACACGCTACGAAATTGACATGTCGAGACCGACAAGTGCAAAGTCCCTTCGAGCGACGGCCAGAACGACCCCGAGCGACCACGCTTCGGGCCGTACGCCGCGCTTTCCCTGCACCGAGGCAAGGCCCTCATGGGCTGAGCACGGAGAAGAACGAGGAGCCCTGCCAGTGAGACCTCTGCACGGAATCGACGTCGAGCGGGTACGAGCGTTCGCCGACGCCGTCTTCGCCATTGCCATCACGCTCCTCGCGCTGGAAATAAGCGTCCCGGAGGACCTGCCTTCCGCCGAACTGGGGCATGCCCTCAAGGAAACACTCCCGTCCGTCGCCGGCTACCTGCTGAGTTTCGCCGTCGTCGGGGCGCTGTGGATCTCCCATCACCGCCTGTTCCGGGCAGCGGAACAGTTGGACGGCCCGCTGATGTACCTCGACCTGGCGCTGATGGCCCTCGTCGCCGCACTGCCGTTTCCCACGAAGCTCATCACCAGGTACCACAGCAACCCGTTCGCAACCTCGCTGTACGCCGGCACGATCGCCTTGTCCGCTCTGCTCATCACGGTGATGGCGCTGTGGCTCCGCAGGCACCCGGCATTGCGCAGCCCCGAGGCCCCGCACGAACTGATCACCAAGCCGCTCCACAGCGCGGTGGGTGTCACAGTCATCTTCGGAAGTTCACTGCCGGTGGCCCTGATCTCGCCCGACGCGGCGGAGTACTGGTGGGTCGGGCTGGCCATCCCCGTCCGACTCTGTCTCGCATGGCGCCACAGCAGGACGGCCAAGCACGCGGCGGCGATGCCGCCCTTCCGCCCCAACGGCTGACTACTGGCGCGACTGGGCCCGGCCGGCCACAGCCGTGACCTCCACGGGCCCATTCCGCCGACGTCCGACCAGGAAGAGGATGCCGAGGGACGCAGACGGAGGTCACACGACAGCCCCCGAAGCCGCCGAAAACCCCTCCGGACGCCGGGGTGACAAGGGCTGGGCGGACTTTCGTCGTGCTCGTGCAACGAGCGTCGCGGCAGGTCGCACTTCGCGACGCATCAGATCACACCGGCTCGCATCGCGTACACGATGGCCTGGGTCCGATTGCGCAGGCCGAGGCGGAACAGAAGCCCGGCCAGGATGTTCTTGATGGTGCGCTGCGAGTAGTTCAGCTGCCGTGCGACTGTCGCGGTGTCCATCCCCTCGGCCAGAAGCCTGAGAACCTCGATCTCCCGGTCCTTGAAACCGGCTATGTTCAGGCCGCACGGTTCCAGAATGTCCTCCTGCAATCTCCTCACCTGGTCGATCAAGGACTTGACGAGTACGTCCGGGAACTGGACCCCTCCCTCCCGACTCCTCAGTACGGCCCGGAGAACCTGGTCCATACACCCCTGCGAGCGAGGCACGAAGCCGACGAGGCCGAATCGGACGGCACGTATCAGCTCCACCTCACTGATGTGGTCCGCGACCAGCACGAACTTCATCACCGGCTTCGCCGCCTGTTCCACAAGGTGACGCATGGCCGCCAAGGTGTCCTCGGCCACCTGATGGGCGAAGAGAACAGTGACATCGGCATCAGCCACTACACCGGGCGGGAGCAGTCTCACCAAGCCGCTCGCACGGAACCAGGAACACACTCCGTCGCGCGTGACCGGGTCACTGGCAACGACAGTCAGCGCTGGTGGCGGCACGGCTTCTCCCCTTGTCCGGTTCCATGCCGTTCCACGGGACCGTGCTTGCGATCCCGTCCGCTCCGGAAGCGCCGGCATGGCTGCTCACTGCCTGAACGGTATGCGGCATCAGAGCCAGGCATCATGTCGCCGACGCACAGAAGTCAGGCCAGTCGGTGTCAAGTCCCCACCGACCAGACCCCATAGAGGGCGTGAAGGCATGCCTCCACGGAACGACAAGCCGGGTCGGCCCACGGTGTCCCGGCCCCATGGAGACAAAGCACCTGGACCAGGCTCTACCGGCTCAGACCCTCGCACGCCAGCCCGGCTTTGCATCAGGGACGACTGAATTGACTCATCCAGAGGAATATTAATATTCTATTTTCAACATGTCGGCTCAATAGTATTGGATATGAGGTGTCGACGGTGGGCGCGTGCGCTGACGCAGAGTTGCTCAAGGAAGCATGCGGACCGAAGGTGGCGCCCGGTACGCGGGACTTCGGGATCACCTGGATCGATCGGCTCTGCAACGAGATCACCAGCGAGATCACCAAGGACGTGTTTCCTACCCGACAGGGCAGCGTGCCGTTCCACAACGGGCTCAGGCGTTTCGTCCGGACGAACGTGCTGTCGGTCGCGAAGGCCCACAACGTCGCGTCCCCTCCCATGGAGGATGTCACGAGCCAGGTCCGCGACTTCGGCGTATGGGTCGCCGAGCAGGGGTTTTCCGTGGTCTGCATACGGCAGGCCTACTGGACCGGCACGCGCGAACTCATCGACCGGTGGGGCAGGATGGGCTGGCCCGGGCTTGCACCGGACCCTGCCGCCAACGGCGGGCGCATCGCGGTGTCGGGCGAGATGGTCTCGCGGGTGGCATTCTGCGCCTTCGACTTTGCCGAGCGCGCCATGCGCGAGTCGGTGCTCGCCCACCAGGAGGCCACGGCTGGCCTCCCCCTCGGTGGGGATCTACGCCGACGTGACGTGATCACCACGATCCTCGCCACCGACGACGGGCGCGTGAACCCGGCCTGGGACGCCACGCTCGGCTACCGGTTGGGCGGCACCCACATCGGCCTGCTCATCAATGCGACCGACCGCGCACACGCCGAGAAGGTCCTTCAGCGCGCGAAGACCGCCACCTCGGCACGCGAGCACCTGTTGCTGCCGCCGTTCGCGACCCACTGGACCGCCTGGCTGGGATACCGGAAAGCAGTCTCGGTGGGCGTCTTGGACACCCTACGCCGGACGCTGCTGGGGTCGGATACGCAGACGGCGATGGGCAGGCCCCGACCGGGGGTCGCGGGATTTCGCGCGAGCCATCGTGAAGCCGTGCGAGCCGAGGACATCCGCGAGAAGTTCAATGACGCACCCCGCTGTCTGTCCTTCCACGACCTCTCGCTGGAGGACCTGTTGTTGCACGATCCGCCTTCCGCCGCCGTGTTCGTCCGGGACGAGCTGGGCCCACTCGCGGACCGTACCAATCGAGCGGCTCGCATGCGGGAGACCCTCTCCGTCTGGTTGTCCTGCGGCACGCACACGGCGACGGCGGCCAGACTCAGCATCCACGAGAACACCGTCCGGCTGCGGCTGAACACGGTCACCGAAATGCTGGGTGCCGGGTACCTCGAACGGAAGGCGGAACTGCTCGTCGCCCTCCGCCTCTGCGATGTGTTGACCGCTCCACGACCGTGACCTGCGCGCCACGCCGAATACCGACGCGTCCCTCTGTGCAGCAGGCTGCCCCGACCGGCCAGCCACTCCGCCTTGCAGCGGTGCCTGCGAGGTGTCAGCTCCCGCGTGCTGCGCCCTTCGCATGCAAGGAAAGCCGGTGCCCGAAGCCAGGAGGCATCTCCCTTGGACGGGCGCCACCGGGTCCGGAGTGCGCGGTCCCTGACGACGGCCGTGCTGGGCTTCGTCAGCCGACTCCGGCAGTCGGGCAGGTACCGGAAGGTGTCTGGTGCTCGTTGTCCTGGCAGCATGTGATCGACATGCTCTCGGGGCTTGGCCGACTCCTCCGACCGACAGCCCGGGCCCCCGCAGGTGTCACAGCCGCCGCAGGGCGGCCCTCCGAGAGCTGCCGGCCTGTCCCTCATCGCTGCCGCGAGGGAATCACGCGAGGGTTCGGTCGCCGTCGCCGCCAGGCATACCAGCGAGGAATCCCAGCACCTTTGACGATTGCCAGCAGCGCGGGCACGCGCATGCGTTCACCCAAGGGTGCCTCCTTTCCCGGGGCGTGCGTCCTTCCCTCTCACAGCCTCGGCAACGTTCTCGTGTCGAGCGGACACTGACAGCGCGCCACCGCAGATCGTTGCCTCGCTGTCGGTGCGGGTCCTCCTTGCGGAGTGTCCTGTCGCCAGGAAGATCCGCCCACTCGGGCTTTCCGAGTGTGCCCTGTGCGAGAGCTGGGCGAGATCATCAGGCCGAACGAGCCGTGCGGCGCCGGTTCAGGTGATCGAGGGCCCACAGCGCCCAGTCGTACATAGCCTGGTACTGCCGCAGGCCAAACTCAGCCGCCAACTGCCCCAGCACCTCACGGCCGTCGGGCGGCTCGGCCTCCCGCCTGGATCGGTGTTCCCGAAGTGCGGAGACATTCTGTTCGGCATACTCGATGACGCCGCGCAGCGCGGTGGCCGCCTCCTCCGGCTCCAGCGCCTCCAGGAGGAACATGCGCAAAACCTGCTCGTTGCGTACGACTCCCTGTCCCCAGGGCGCCTGTAGCCACGCTCGCAGTTCCTCGCGCCCCTTGGCTGTCACCTCGTATGTCTTTCGCCGGCGAGGGCCTTCTTGAGCGACTTCGACAAGGCCGCGTTCAGCCATGCGAACGAGCTCCGGATACACACTCGGGTGTGCAGCCTGCCAGGCCCACCGCCCGATGTCCCCCTCGAACTCCTTCGTCAGCTCGTACCCGCTGGCGGGCTCCACCGCCAGCAGCCCCAGTAGTGCCTGTGTGAGTGACATGTCATTACTTTACATGTCACTCTCGAAGTCTCCACGGCCGCCTCGTCGCAGAGGTCGGGATCCCACCGAAGGCTGAGGCTTCGCGAAACAGGCATGGCGCCGGGCGCGGACCATGTCTACCAGGCGCTCAGACCGCAAAGTCCCGCCCGGAGAAACCGGCAGCCACACCTGCGGCCGGGACGGACGAAGGGCTCAGCTCCTCGACAGGCAATCACTGACATGTCAATAGCTGTAGAACATCACGAACGCCCGTACCGGACCGGTGCGCGGCACAGGAAGTCCCCAGACCGGCGGCCACACCCGTCCCGTGCCCGGCCGGCCTCGGGACCCCACCCCACAGCGGCCTCATGCACCGTGTCGGCCGAGTTTTCCGTACCCGATGCGCGCCCAGCGCTGCGTACGCACGACGCGCCGTCACGTCGATCAGGCCGCCGGAGTCCGGGACCGGCGCTCGCACTCACTGGAGCCGTCCGCCGTTCCGGCCGGGCCGCCGACCTGCGCGACGGCCCGGAGCGCCCAGCCCTCCTCCATGGCGCGCAACCGCAGCCCGTACTCCAGGGCAAGCCGACCACCGGCACTGAACGGGGCGCCGTCGTCCCAGTCGATCGACGCTTCGATGTCGACAAGTGCCGCACGCTGCTTGGCGGCGATCTCGGCTTGCCGAGCGAGGCGTTGGACGACCTGTTCCCGTGGGAGCAGCCCGAAGAAGACCTTCAGGAGCATCTCGTGGCGTGTTTCGGGAATCCCGTCTGCTCGTCGAACTCGCCATCGATGGCGGTGTCCTGCCGAACGCCACCGCCAGCCTCGACCCGGGGCGGGCCAAGTGGGCGCTTATCGCGTTACTATACTGGCAACATGTAGACTGCGACATACGCTAGAGGTGTGACCCTCAGATATGCAGTGATGGGCCTGCTCATGGACCATCCCGGCAGTGGTTACGACCTGATGAAGCGCTTCCGGCGCTCGCTCGGCAACGTCCGGGTCGCTTCACAGGGCCAGGTCTACGGCGAGCTGAATCGCCTTGCCGATGCCGGGGTGATTGAGGCCACTTCGGAAGGTCCCCGCGGTCGCCAGGAGTACGCCCTCACCTCGCCGGGCGAGGCGGACCTGCTGAGATGGCTCGCCCGTACGGAAGGCAGAAAGCCGCAAGCACGGTTCTTCCACCGCCCGCCCGCCCCGGTCGGCGGTCAGGGTCACACCACGCCGACAACCAGCAGGCGCCTTCCAAGTCACTGCCGTTGAGGCCGGCCCGGTCGAGCGAGACCCCGATCACGGATAGCACCCCCTCGCACTCCCACGCGCGCAACCTTCCCACACAAGTAAGTATTGACATGTAGAAGTCGACATGTGCAGGATCAGGGCGACGACGGAGCGGCGCATGCCTGCCAACCGCCGCATGGGGCACGGGGATACGGGCCAGGAGCCTTCCCATCGCCACCCACCCCCGAACAACTCACGTGCACAAGAGAACACACACCGCAGAAGGAGAAACCCATGGCGATGCCCCGGGGCCTGACACGGCCCACGCTGACAGGCAAACCACGCAAGGCGGCCGTCGCGGCCCTGCTGACGGCCCTCGCCGTCCTGGGCCCCATGGGCATGCAGCCGGCAGCCGCGACCGAGGGCGACTGGCAGCTCTTCGGCGACCCCCACGCGCGAACGCCCGACACGCCCGCCGGGGCCGACACCGCCTCCGTGATGCGGGGCGAGGACAACAGGATCTGGTGGTCGCCGGGCGGGGCCAACCCCGCGCGGCCCATTCCCGGCGATTGGCGGACGAGCGACGCACCCGCCGCAGTCATACACGACAGCCGGCTGTTCGTCTTCATCCGCGGCAACGACCACCGCCTGTACTACGCCCAACTGACCGACACAGGCCGGAATCTGTGGACCAGTTGGACTGCAGTTCCGCAGTCAAACGCCCTCGGCACTCCCTCGGTAGTCAGCACCGGCGACCAGTTGTCGGTGTTCTACACGAACAGCAACCACCAAATCGTGTGGAGCCTGTACCACTCGTCGGCACCGACGGGCTGGGAATTCCTCAACCGTGCCGTGCCGGGGAATGCGACGACCGACTCCTCTCCGGCGGCCGTGGCCTACTCTCCGGGCCAGGAGAACCTCGCCGTCTTCCACCGTGGCACCGACAACCACATCTACCGGCAGAACTACTACGGGGCCAGCGAGCTGTGGGACAACCGCTGGACGCGCGTCGGCGGCGCCATCACCCACTCGCAGCCCGCTGCCGCCGTCAGCGGAACCCTGTCCGACACCATCGTGCTCGCGGTGCGGGGTGACGACAACTATCCCTGGGTGACGACGATCGAGGCCGGCCGGACCACATACGACTGGCACCCGCTCCACGGCGCGCAGCTCACCCCCCACGCGCCCTCCCTGTGGCCATCGCTCGCCCGGACCTACATCTACCTTGCCATCTCGGCCGCCACGCAGATCGGCCATGACATCCCGCTGTACAAGCGAGTGAACTAGGGCGCGTATCGAGTTCCTCCGGTTGGCGGTGTAGTCCCTCTACTCCGAGATGACTGCCTTGCTTCCGCGTTTGCGCAGATGGGCCCGGTTACCGGGGGACGATTAGGCATCGTCCCCGGCGACCGCGTCCGGCCAGGTGCGGGGCGGCCGACGGGCCCGCGGACCCGTACCTTCTTGAGCACGGGGGATGAATTGCGGTCCGTCCGCGGTCTGTCGCACAGTCAGGACGGACACCAACGGGCGACGCTTCCGGTCGGCGGCCGAGTGCGCCTTGCTGGTCTGCCCGCCCCTGGAGCGTCCGAGGAGGGCAGCCTTCAGCCGAAGTTCGCGTCGACGCCGGATGTGTCGTCACTCTTTCCGCCGGACGGTTCGCGGAACGCCTATACAGAAGACCCTGACCAGGGGCTCCGTTTCCGTCGGCCGGTGTTCCGTTGCGGGATCCCCTTACGGAACACCTCGGCAGGTCGATTGTCGGCGCTGTCATTGAGCGGGCAGTCGCCATGCCCCCCACGCACGAACGGTAAGCAGCAGCCAGCTCGCCTCTCACCTCTGAATGGATTTGGGTAGCCCCGACCAGGCAGGCTCAACCGGGGATTGGTGGAGGATTGAGCTTTAAGGTCACTCAAGAGCCCTCAGTTCATCTGCTGCGTTGCGCGGCGAGGTAAGCGCCCTTACTCACTGTGGGCCGCAATCGACTTCGACCGCGCCCTCATCACCGTTTCGACGAGAGCCCCGTCAGTGCACCGTCTCAACCATTTAGGACTTCAAGCCTCCGGCCCGCGCGGCCGGACCTCAACCATTGCCAAGCCTGGAGCATCACTCATGACCTCCGTTCTGTTCGTCGTCACCGGCGCCACCCACTGGACCCTGGCCGACGGCACCGCGCACCCCACCGGCTTCTGGGCCGAGGAACTCGCCGAGCCGCACCGGATCTTCAGCGAGGCGGGCTACCTGATCACCGTCGCCACCCCCGGCGGTGTCGCTGCCCCGGTCGACCAGGGCAGCCTGAGCTCCACCGTCAACGGCGGCCAGCCCCGGGCCGACCGCCTCGCCACCTACCTGGAGAGCATCGGCGAGGTGCTGACACATCCGGCCGTGCTGGCGGAGGTCGACCCGGACGACTACGACCTGGTGTTCTACCCGGGCGGCCACGGCCCGATGGAGGACCTGGCGGTGGACGAGGACTCCGGCCGGATCCTCACCCGCACCCTGGAGTCGGGTCGGCCGGTGGGCGTGGTCTG
Coding sequences:
- a CDS encoding PadR family transcriptional regulator, with product MTLRYAVMGLLMDHPGSGYDLMKRFRRSLGNVRVASQGQVYGELNRLADAGVIEATSEGPRGRQEYALTSPGEADLLRWLARTEGRKPQARFFHRPPAPVGGQGHTTPTTSRRLPSHCR
- a CDS encoding TMEM175 family protein, translating into MRPLHGIDVERVRAFADAVFAIAITLLALEISVPEDLPSAELGHALKETLPSVAGYLLSFAVVGALWISHHRLFRAAEQLDGPLMYLDLALMALVAALPFPTKLITRYHSNPFATSLYAGTIALSALLITVMALWLRRHPALRSPEAPHELITKPLHSAVGVTVIFGSSLPVALISPDAAEYWWVGLAIPVRLCLAWRHSRTAKHAAAMPPFRPNG
- a CDS encoding PucR family transcriptional regulator, which encodes MGACADAELLKEACGPKVAPGTRDFGITWIDRLCNEITSEITKDVFPTRQGSVPFHNGLRRFVRTNVLSVAKAHNVASPPMEDVTSQVRDFGVWVAEQGFSVVCIRQAYWTGTRELIDRWGRMGWPGLAPDPAANGGRIAVSGEMVSRVAFCAFDFAERAMRESVLAHQEATAGLPLGGDLRRRDVITTILATDDGRVNPAWDATLGYRLGGTHIGLLINATDRAHAEKVLQRAKTATSAREHLLLPPFATHWTAWLGYRKAVSVGVLDTLRRTLLGSDTQTAMGRPRPGVAGFRASHREAVRAEDIREKFNDAPRCLSFHDLSLEDLLLHDPPSAAVFVRDELGPLADRTNRAARMRETLSVWLSCGTHTATAARLSIHENTVRLRLNTVTEMLGAGYLERKAELLVALRLCDVLTAPRP
- a CDS encoding helix-turn-helix transcriptional regulator, giving the protein MPPPALTVVASDPVTRDGVCSWFRASGLVRLLPPGVVADADVTVLFAHQVAEDTLAAMRHLVEQAAKPVMKFVLVADHISEVELIRAVRFGLVGFVPRSQGCMDQVLRAVLRSREGGVQFPDVLVKSLIDQVRRLQEDILEPCGLNIAGFKDREIEVLRLLAEGMDTATVARQLNYSQRTIKNILAGLLFRLGLRNRTQAIVYAMRAGVI
- a CDS encoding response regulator transcription factor, coding for MPLAVLASDPITCEGAQAYFQACGQVRLVASGRPSEAEVVAMFATQVTDETLMSMRRLSAAPSRSRTWIVLSADGISEARMLRAVRYGLVGFVPRSQAGMESVLQAVLDSRKRRAEPPDVLVRSLMDQIRTLRDGPQESQGLCMARLKEREVVVLKLLAEGLDTAEVADALNYSDRTIKNVLAGMMDRLGLRNRAHAIAYAMRSGAL
- a CDS encoding PadR family transcriptional regulator, which produces MSLTQALLGLLAVEPASGYELTKEFEGDIGRWAWQAAHPSVYPELVRMAERGLVEVAQEGPRRRKTYEVTAKGREELRAWLQAPWGQGVVRNEQVLRMFLLEALEPEEAATALRGVIEYAEQNVSALREHRSRREAEPPDGREVLGQLAAEFGLRQYQAMYDWALWALDHLNRRRTARSA